Genomic segment of Thermodesulfovibrionia bacterium:
TATGGACAAAAATAGAATTAAGATAACCATATATCTATAGTTTAAGTCATATTCTTATAAAAAAGCTATAGGGATACAAGCTGCAACTATGATAAATAAGCTCTGCAATATTGACAGAGAACGGTTTTTGATATACATTGTTATATAATCTTTGCTCAACTACTTAATTAGCCTGTTTTTTTATATAAATTAGGCGGTTCAGATATAATTTTATTATAAACAATAGGAGACACTTCAAAATGAAAGCAAAAAACAAAGACAATTCAGCTGTTAAATTGATCATAAAGAAGAAGAAACAGGTTAAGCCTTTGAAAGAACCCTCAACCGGCGGCATTAAAAAACAGTATCTGAAGTCCAAGTCAGAATGCAGGGTTACATTCAGGCTGCCGAAAGATGCGGCGCAGGAAGCCCAAACAGCCTCAATCGTCGGAGATTTCAATAACTGGGATAAACATATATCACCCATGAAACAACTAAAGAACGGGGATTTTACAATAACTCTCTCATTGGCATGTAATAAAGAATACAGATTCAGGTATTTGATCAACAATAGCCGATGGGAGAATGACTGGAATGCGGACAAATATATACCAAATCCCCATGGCTGTGATGATTCAGTAGTTGTAGTTTAGAAACGCTGAATTATGATATACGACAATATACATAATTTTAATAAATACCAGTGTGTTCACAACCATTTCATCGATATAATAAAATTCCTGGATGCTGAACCGATTTCGGATCGTCCTGATGGAAGATATGAAATTAATCATCAGGGATCTTATGTAACAATTGAATCCTACCAAACAAAAGATGCCCCAGATTGCTTTATTGAATGCCATAGGAAATACATAGATGTCCAGATTATGATTGATGGTGTTGAAGGCATGGGCGTCTGCCGCAAGTCTGAATGTGATGAGTCATCACCATATGACGAAGAGAAAGATCTGCAGAAATTAAATGGAGAAGCAGATATGCTTACTTTCAGAGCGGGAAGTTTCATGGTGTTTTATCCAGACGACGCGCATATGCCCAAGGTTAAATATGGAGAGTTATTAGGGATGGTGAAGAAGGCTGTCTTTAAAGTTCCATTAAAGGAGGCAACACATGATCAAGGAATTTAAGGAATTTGCAATGAGGGGCAATGTGGTGGATATGGCTGTCGGTATAATCATAGGAGGGGCGTTCGGCACAATCGTCAAGTCTCTTGTTTCAGATGTCATTATGCCGCCAATCGGACTTCTGCTCGGCGGGGTTGATTTTTCAAACCTCTTTTTAGTTTTAAAGCCGGGAACAATGCCAGGGCCCTTTGCTTCTATCACCGATGCCCAGGCAGCAGGAGCAGTAACGCTTAACTATGGGGTATTCATAAACTCCATAATCAGCTTTCTTATCGTAGCATTTGCCGTATTCCTTCTGATCAAGAGTTTAAATAACCTGAAAAAAGAAGAAGCTGCCGCTCCTGCATCTCCTCCGCCTCCGTCAAATGAGGAAATCCTTCTCTCTGAGATAAGAGATATACTCAAGCAGAAATAGATTGTTACAGCAATACGTTAAATAAAAAGATGGCGGGGCAATCGCCCCGCCATCTTCTGCTAATCCAGCAAATTACACTCTCACAACTTTTCGATTTTATTGCAGCAACCTTATTTTGCCGGTGGTGCCATTGCTGCAATAGCATCGTTAATTATCTTGATGCCTTTCTGTGATTCATCAACAGATTTTGTCAGTGCTTCTCTTGCCATTTCAGGATTATGGAAACCGTCGGAATTCTCAGCCGTCCAATATTCCCAGAGTATATGTGCCCTCAGATGCTGATCCTGTGCCTGTTTGATAATTTCAGCATCAAGCCCGGCCTTCTTTCCTTCAACGATCTTGTCAATCAGGTTGGATAACCAGAACTCCGCCTTTCTCATCTTTCCTCTAATATGAGCCTTAATAGAGTCAATGGTGTATTTCGCCTGCTCTTCAGTCCATTTCGGGTGGCACTTGAGGCATGCCTCCTTAATCTGAATACTCGGCGTCACCGCAAAATGTGACGTATATTCCTTGCCTGTCTTCTTGTCCTTCATCTTCGGCATATGGCAGCTGTCGCAGCCCGCGCCGGCCTTAGCATGTTTTGAATTGTAGTACGACTCTGCCTCAGGATGCTGCGCCTTCCAGAGCAGTCCTCCTGTCAGGGCATGTTTAAAATCGAGGAAACTTACTTTGTTCACGTAATGATCATAGAGGCCAAATACATCCTTGTACGGGAAGTGGTTTGTCCTCCTGTCAGCCATTGTAACGGAAGGTTTTGATATATCGGAATTCTTTGGATCATATCCCGGATTGCAGTTATACTCAACATGGCACTGCCCGCACTGCAGCCTTGTGTCATATTTATCAAGCATGGCGATCTTTCTTGTGAAACCCCTGAGTCCCATGTCAATGACCTTTATCCCTGTCCTGTTGGGATCCTTGTGCCAGAGCGTATCTCCGTCCGGCTTGGTCAGGGCATCGATCAGGCCGTCTCTGACGATCCTCGGTTTTGCCGCATGAGGGTCATGGCAGTAGAAACAGTTAAGCCCGTGCTGCAGGTCTTTTGCAACCTCAATGACCTTGGAAGTCCTTGACCATTCCGCGCCGTCAACAGGGTCTCCCATATACGCCCATTTGAGTATCTGATCCTGCGATTTGCACTGCAGGCACACGGAATTTGCCGCCGGTGCGCTTTGAGGAATAAAGGCTTTGTGATCGGCGACATCGGGATATTTGTCTTCCAGAACATCCCATACCCTGCCGCTTTCAAGAATATACTCCCATCCGTTCTTCCCCTGGAACCTTCCTCCATAAGACCTGTCAACAACGAGATGGTCGATGAGCATCTTGTTGTGGCTCCTTGTGAGATTATGCTCCTTTGTAAAGCCGTGCCCCATCATGAGCTTGTCCCAAAACGGATTCGGCGA
This window contains:
- a CDS encoding isoamylase early set domain-containing protein; this encodes MKKQYLKSKSECRVTFRLPKDAAQEAQTASIVGDFNNWDKHISPMKQLKNGDFTITLSLACNKEYRFRYLINNSRWENDWNADKYIPNPHGCDDSVVVV
- a CDS encoding YhcH/YjgK/YiaL family protein; amino-acid sequence: MIYDNIHNFNKYQCVHNHFIDIIKFLDAEPISDRPDGRYEINHQGSYVTIESYQTKDAPDCFIECHRKYIDVQIMIDGVEGMGVCRKSECDESSPYDEEKDLQKLNGEADMLTFRAGSFMVFYPDDAHMPKVKYGELLGMVKKAVFKVPLKEATHDQGI
- the mscL gene encoding large-conductance mechanosensitive channel protein MscL translates to MIKEFKEFAMRGNVVDMAVGIIIGGAFGTIVKSLVSDVIMPPIGLLLGGVDFSNLFLVLKPGTMPGPFASITDAQAAGAVTLNYGVFINSIISFLIVAFAVFLLIKSLNNLKKEEAAAPASPPPPSNEEILLSEIRDILKQK
- a CDS encoding ammonia-forming cytochrome c nitrite reductase subunit c552; this encodes MSKKIYLMLTAVLVLVMTIGIYYANVDAQYETPAGKTAQKEKNVKVETCYECHDQIKELHTMGMHAKVNCANCHKGLEKHLKAEVQTPDTRPVTDTSWEACGQCHKEQYDSFMKTAYHRPARDEKSQLTNRSPNPFWDKLMMGHGFTKEHNLTRSHNKMLIDHLVVDRSYGGRFQGKNGWEYILESGRVWDVLEDKYPDVADHKAFIPQSAPAANSVCLQCKSQDQILKWAYMGDPVDGAEWSRTSKVIEVAKDLQHGLNCFYCHDPHAAKPRIVRDGLIDALTKPDGDTLWHKDPNRTGIKVIDMGLRGFTRKIAMLDKYDTRLQCGQCHVEYNCNPGYDPKNSDISKPSVTMADRRTNHFPYKDVFGLYDHYVNKVSFLDFKHALTGGLLWKAQHPEAESYYNSKHAKAGAGCDSCHMPKMKDKKTGKEYTSHFAVTPSIQIKEACLKCHPKWTEEQAKYTIDSIKAHIRGKMRKAEFWLSNLIDKIVEGKKAGLDAEIIKQAQDQHLRAHILWEYWTAENSDGFHNPEMAREALTKSVDESQKGIKIINDAIAAMAPPAK